In a genomic window of candidate division KSB1 bacterium:
- a CDS encoding GxxExxY protein encodes GEYEADLLVDDKVIVELKIAKDYNLKDEPQLLNELKATGIKVGMLVNS; translated from the coding sequence TAGGTGAATATGAAGCGGACTTGCTTGTGGATGACAAAGTAATCGTGGAACTTAAAATTGCAAAAGACTATAACCTCAAAGACGAACCGCAACTACTCAATGAATTAAAAGCAACAGGAATCAAAGTAGGGA